From a region of the Thermus caldilimi genome:
- a CDS encoding ATP-dependent helicase has product MQGPPSSHLEDELLRSLNEAQRQAVLHFEGPALVVAGAGSGKTRTVVHRVAYLIAKRGVFPSEILAVTFTNKAAEEMKERLRRMVKGAGELWVSTFHSAALRILRVYGERVGLRPGFVVYDEDDQTALLREVLKELGLAARPGPIKALLDRAKNRGEAPESLLSELPEYYAGLSRGRLLDVLKRYEEALRAQGALDFGDILLYALRLLEGDQEVLKRVRRRARFIHVDEYQDTNPVQYRFTKLLAGEEANLMAVGDPDQGIYSFRAADIKNILEFTRDFPGAKVYRLEENYRSTEAILRFANALIVNNALRLEKTLRPVKPGGEPVRLYRAKDARDEARFVAEEILRLGPPFDRVAVLYRTNAQSRLLEQALASRGVPARVVGGVGFFERAEVKDLLAYARLSLNPLDAVSLKRVLNTPPRGIGPATVEKVEALAREKGLPLLEALKVAAEVLPRPAPLRHFLALMEELQELAFGPAEGFFRHLLEATDYPAYLREAYPEDHEDRLENVEELLRAAKEAEGLMEFLDKVALTARAEEPGEPSGKVALMTLHNAKGLEFPVVFVVGVEEGLLPHRSSLSTLEGLEEERRLFYVGVTRAQERLYLSHAEEREVYGRTEASRPSRFLEEVDGGLYEEYDPYRVPVKAPPAHRPKPGAFKGGEKVVHPRFGPGTVVAAMGDEVTVHFEGVGLKRLSLKYADLRPLG; this is encoded by the coding sequence ATGCAGGGGCCTCCAAGCAGCCATCTTGAAGACGAGCTCCTTCGCTCCCTGAACGAGGCCCAGCGCCAGGCGGTCTTGCACTTTGAGGGGCCAGCCCTGGTGGTGGCGGGAGCGGGCAGCGGCAAGACCCGCACCGTGGTCCACCGGGTGGCCTACCTCATCGCCAAGAGGGGCGTCTTCCCCTCGGAGATCCTGGCGGTCACCTTCACCAACAAGGCCGCCGAGGAGATGAAGGAGCGCCTTAGGCGCATGGTGAAGGGGGCGGGGGAGCTTTGGGTTTCCACCTTCCACTCCGCTGCCCTGCGCATCCTGAGGGTTTACGGGGAGAGGGTGGGGCTTAGGCCAGGGTTCGTGGTCTACGACGAGGACGACCAGACCGCCCTCCTCAGGGAGGTGTTGAAGGAACTTGGGCTTGCCGCCCGCCCCGGGCCCATCAAGGCCCTCTTGGATCGGGCCAAGAACCGGGGGGAGGCCCCCGAGTCCCTGCTTTCGGAGCTTCCCGAGTACTACGCGGGCTTGAGCCGGGGAAGGCTTTTGGATGTGCTGAAGCGCTACGAGGAGGCCCTTAGGGCCCAGGGGGCCTTGGACTTTGGGGACATCCTCCTTTACGCTCTGCGCCTCCTGGAAGGGGACCAGGAGGTCTTGAAGCGGGTCAGGAGGCGGGCCCGCTTCATCCACGTGGACGAGTACCAGGACACCAACCCCGTGCAGTACCGCTTCACCAAGCTTTTGGCGGGAGAGGAGGCCAACCTCATGGCCGTGGGGGACCCGGACCAGGGGATTTATTCCTTCCGCGCCGCGGACATCAAGAACATCCTGGAGTTCACCCGGGACTTCCCCGGGGCCAAGGTGTACCGCCTCGAGGAGAACTACCGCTCCACCGAGGCCATCCTGCGCTTTGCCAACGCCCTCATCGTGAACAATGCCTTGCGCCTGGAAAAGACTTTGAGGCCGGTGAAGCCTGGGGGGGAGCCCGTGCGCCTCTATAGGGCCAAGGATGCCCGGGATGAAGCCCGCTTCGTGGCCGAAGAGATCCTGCGTTTGGGCCCTCCCTTTGACCGGGTAGCGGTCCTCTACCGCACCAACGCCCAAAGCCGCCTCCTGGAGCAGGCCCTGGCCTCCCGGGGGGTTCCGGCCCGGGTGGTGGGTGGGGTGGGGTTCTTTGAACGGGCGGAGGTGAAGGACCTTCTGGCCTATGCCCGCCTCAGCCTGAACCCCCTGGACGCCGTGAGCCTCAAGCGGGTGCTGAACACCCCTCCCCGGGGCATCGGCCCCGCCACGGTGGAGAAGGTGGAGGCCCTCGCCAGGGAAAAGGGGCTTCCCCTCCTCGAGGCCCTCAAGGTGGCGGCAGAGGTTCTGCCCCGCCCTGCTCCCTTACGCCACTTCCTGGCCCTGATGGAGGAGCTCCAGGAACTGGCCTTTGGCCCTGCGGAAGGGTTTTTCCGCCACCTCCTCGAGGCCACGGATTACCCCGCTTACCTGCGGGAAGCTTATCCTGAGGATCACGAGGACCGCCTGGAGAACGTGGAGGAACTTCTCCGGGCGGCCAAGGAGGCGGAGGGTCTTATGGAGTTTCTGGACAAGGTGGCCCTTACCGCCCGGGCGGAGGAGCCGGGGGAGCCTTCGGGCAAGGTGGCCCTCATGACCCTGCACAACGCCAAGGGGTTGGAGTTTCCGGTGGTCTTCGTGGTGGGGGTGGAGGAGGGGTTATTGCCCCACCGCTCCTCCTTGAGCACCCTGGAGGGCCTCGAGGAGGAGCGCCGCCTCTTCTACGTGGGGGTGACCCGGGCCCAGGAAAGGCTTTACCTCTCCCATGCGGAGGAAAGGGAGGTGTATGGGCGCACCGAAGCTTCCCGGCCAAGCCGCTTCCTGGAGGAGGTGGACGGGGGGCTTTATGAGGAGTACGACCCTTACCGGGTTCCTGTCAAGGCCCCCCCGGCCCACCGGCCCAAACCCGGGGCCTTTAAGGGCGGGGAGAAGGTGGTTCACCCCCGTTTTGGTCCGGGCACGGTGGTGGCGGCCATGGGGGACGAGGTGACGGTGCACTTTGAGGGGGTGGGCCTGAAGCGGCTTTCCCTGAAGTATGCGGACCTGAGGCCCTTGGGGTGA
- a CDS encoding disulfide oxidoreductase yields the protein MNRAPLLLAFAWLVALVATLGSLYYSEVRLFLPCELCWYQRIFMYPQAVILGLALWRQDLRVWPYSLALSLIGGSLSALHLLEQKFPDLFTLACKPPVPCSVEYIPQFPIPLQALIAFALIALSMGLLAREARQRG from the coding sequence ATGAACCGCGCTCCCCTTCTCCTCGCCTTCGCCTGGTTGGTGGCCCTGGTGGCCACCTTGGGAAGCCTGTACTACTCCGAGGTGCGGCTTTTCCTGCCCTGCGAACTCTGCTGGTACCAGCGCATCTTCATGTACCCCCAAGCGGTGATCTTAGGGCTAGCCTTATGGCGGCAGGACCTCCGGGTCTGGCCTTACAGCCTGGCCCTTTCCCTCATCGGGGGAAGCCTCAGCGCCCTGCATCTCTTGGAGCAAAAGTTCCCCGACCTCTTCACCCTGGCCTGCAAGCCCCCGGTGCCCTGCTCGGTGGAGTACATCCCCCAGTTCCCCATCCCCTTGCAGGCCCTGATCGCCTTCGCCCTCATCGCCCTCAGCATGGGGCTTTTGGCCCGAGAGGCCCGTCAAAGGGGGTAG